The Pseudarthrobacter sp. NS4 genome includes a window with the following:
- a CDS encoding ATP-binding protein has product MTTVPARPPLARSSDRVIAGVCSGLAVHLGCPVKNVRIGMALATLAGGAGLVFYAWLWIMVPTADEAARRNARRPASPIAPAVSQPSAAGPQLPLPGAGDPNLRAQGAAFPGYAPTAGPLPAQGTLPFDAGAPARGASGGAQSTAPPWFRIRSMRYGKEILLGSGLLLVAGIMIAQLLGVDVPLGTLIPAAAVLGGASIAWMQLDETRRAGLVDKTKADQAGGWARLAAGLALVVAGVLVMVSGSGSWEQTWLALLASVAVLGGVVLVLLPWALKFWRDLESERAGRIREMERAEIAAHLHDSVLQTLALIQRRAGNEHDVVRLARAQERELRGWLFQDPGREAGQLSDRIKAVAAEVEDLLGNAVEVVSVGDTAMTEAHEALVQASREAMLNASRHGGGTVSVYLEASDAQTEIFVKDRGPGFELSDVPEDRLGVRESIIGRMKRHGGTAAILSTGNGTEVRLRLQAAGTDNVEGQS; this is encoded by the coding sequence ATGACAACCGTCCCGGCACGGCCACCGTTGGCGCGCAGCAGCGACCGCGTGATAGCCGGCGTGTGCTCAGGTTTGGCGGTGCATCTTGGCTGCCCGGTGAAAAACGTCAGGATCGGCATGGCGCTGGCAACCCTCGCCGGCGGCGCGGGCCTGGTCTTTTATGCCTGGTTGTGGATCATGGTTCCGACGGCGGATGAGGCGGCCCGGCGCAACGCCCGCCGCCCGGCGTCGCCCATAGCACCTGCAGTCAGCCAGCCTTCAGCTGCCGGGCCCCAGCTGCCCCTGCCGGGGGCGGGGGATCCGAACCTGCGGGCCCAGGGAGCGGCGTTCCCCGGCTACGCCCCTACAGCAGGTCCGCTGCCGGCCCAAGGAACGTTGCCTTTCGACGCCGGCGCTCCCGCCCGCGGCGCCTCAGGAGGCGCCCAATCCACCGCCCCGCCCTGGTTCCGTATCCGCAGCATGAGGTACGGAAAGGAAATTCTCCTGGGTTCCGGCCTGCTGCTGGTGGCAGGGATCATGATCGCGCAGCTTCTGGGAGTGGATGTTCCCCTCGGAACGCTGATCCCCGCCGCCGCGGTCCTGGGCGGTGCCTCCATTGCGTGGATGCAGCTTGATGAAACCCGGCGTGCCGGGCTGGTAGACAAGACCAAGGCAGACCAGGCCGGCGGCTGGGCACGCCTGGCAGCAGGCCTGGCGCTCGTGGTGGCCGGCGTGCTGGTGATGGTTTCCGGATCCGGGTCGTGGGAGCAGACCTGGCTTGCGCTGTTGGCCTCCGTGGCCGTCCTTGGCGGCGTGGTGCTGGTCCTGCTGCCCTGGGCCCTGAAGTTCTGGCGGGACCTCGAGTCCGAGCGCGCCGGCAGGATCCGGGAGATGGAACGGGCCGAGATCGCCGCCCACCTGCATGATTCGGTCCTGCAGACCCTGGCCCTGATCCAGCGGCGCGCCGGCAACGAGCACGACGTCGTCCGGCTGGCACGCGCGCAGGAGCGCGAGCTTCGCGGCTGGCTGTTCCAGGATCCCGGCCGTGAAGCGGGGCAGCTTTCGGACCGGATCAAGGCAGTTGCCGCTGAGGTGGAGGACCTCCTGGGCAACGCTGTGGAGGTTGTCAGCGTGGGTGACACCGCCATGACCGAGGCACACGAAGCCCTGGTCCAGGCGAGCCGTGAAGCCATGCTCAATGCCTCGCGGCACGGTGGCGGGACCGTGTCCGTCTACCTCGAGGCATCGGACGCCCAGACGGAAATCTTCGTCAAGGACAGGGGTCCCGGTTTTGAGCTCTCGGACGTGCCGGAGGACCGGCTTGGCGTGCGGGAATCCATTATCGGCAGGATGAAGCGGCACGGCGGCACGGCGGCCATCCTCAGCACCGGCAACGGTACCGAGGTCCGGTTGCGGCTGCAGGCGGCAGGCACTGACAACGTGGAAGGGCAATCATGA
- a CDS encoding LuxR C-terminal-related transcriptional regulator → MNSSQGAAATRPANSVRVVIVDDHAIFRSGLKADLDACIEVVGEAATVEQAIAVIAGQRPDVVLLDVHLPGGLGGGGREVIAGSAPLLGSTRFLALSVSDAAEDVVAVIRAGARGYVTKTISGAEITDAVFRVAGGDAVFSPRLAGFVLDAFGTAPADIADDELDKLSARELEVMRLIARGYSYKEVAKELFISIKTVETHVSAVLRKLQLSSRHELTKWAAERRLL, encoded by the coding sequence ATGAACTCGAGCCAGGGGGCGGCAGCCACCCGTCCGGCAAATTCCGTCCGCGTGGTCATCGTTGACGATCACGCCATCTTCCGGTCCGGTTTGAAGGCGGACCTGGACGCCTGCATCGAGGTGGTGGGCGAGGCCGCCACCGTCGAGCAGGCGATCGCCGTTATTGCGGGGCAGCGCCCCGACGTCGTGCTGCTGGACGTGCACCTCCCGGGCGGCCTGGGTGGCGGCGGCCGCGAGGTCATCGCGGGCTCAGCACCCCTGCTTGGATCAACGCGGTTCCTGGCGCTCAGCGTCTCTGACGCGGCGGAGGATGTGGTGGCCGTCATCCGTGCCGGTGCCCGCGGCTACGTCACCAAGACCATTTCGGGCGCCGAGATTACAGATGCCGTGTTCCGCGTGGCCGGCGGCGACGCCGTGTTCTCGCCCCGGCTCGCCGGGTTTGTCCTGGACGCATTTGGCACCGCCCCCGCCGATATTGCCGACGACGAACTGGACAAGCTCTCCGCCCGGGAATTGGAAGTGATGCGCCTGATTGCCCGCGGCTACAGCTACAAGGAAGTGGCCAAGGAGCTGTTCATCAGCATCAAGACTGTGGAGACCCACGTTTCGGCCGTGCTGCGGAAGCTGCAGCTCTCAAGCCGGCATGAACTCACCAAGTGGGCCGCTGAGCGCCGCCTCCTTTAA
- a CDS encoding ATP-dependent 6-phosphofructokinase has translation MKIGILTSGGDCPGLNAVIRGAVLKGIAIHGHEFVGFLDGWRGVVEGDIIDIPRTMVRGIAKQGGTILGTSRTNPFENGGGPEVIKAHMDRLGIDAIIAIGGEGTLAAAKRLTDAGLNIVGVPKTVDNDLDATDYTFGFDTAVQIATEAIDRLRTTGESHHRCMIAEVMGRHVGWIALHAGMAAGAHAILIPEQKVSIDQITEWVNEAHARGRAPLVVVAEGFVPEHMETPHSERGLDTFGRPRLGGIADQLAPELEARTGIETRATILGHIQRGGVPSAFDRVLATRLGMAAIDSVVEGFWGTMVALKGTDIEHVGFQEALGQLKTVPQKRYDEAAVLFG, from the coding sequence ATGAAAATTGGAATCCTCACCAGCGGTGGCGACTGCCCCGGATTGAACGCGGTCATCCGCGGCGCCGTACTGAAGGGCATTGCCATCCACGGCCACGAGTTCGTGGGTTTCCTCGACGGCTGGCGCGGCGTGGTGGAGGGTGACATCATCGACATCCCCCGCACCATGGTCCGCGGTATTGCCAAGCAGGGCGGCACCATCCTTGGCACCTCACGCACCAACCCCTTCGAAAACGGCGGCGGACCCGAGGTCATCAAAGCCCACATGGACCGCCTGGGCATCGATGCCATTATCGCCATCGGCGGTGAGGGAACACTGGCCGCGGCCAAGCGCCTGACGGACGCCGGGCTGAACATCGTGGGTGTCCCCAAGACTGTTGACAATGACCTCGACGCCACGGACTACACCTTCGGTTTCGATACCGCAGTGCAGATCGCCACCGAAGCCATCGACCGGCTCCGCACCACCGGCGAATCCCACCACCGCTGCATGATCGCCGAAGTGATGGGCCGCCACGTAGGCTGGATCGCGCTGCACGCCGGCATGGCCGCAGGCGCCCACGCCATCCTCATCCCGGAGCAGAAGGTCAGCATCGACCAGATCACCGAATGGGTGAACGAAGCCCATGCCCGCGGCCGTGCGCCGCTGGTGGTTGTGGCCGAAGGATTTGTTCCCGAGCACATGGAGACCCCGCACTCCGAGCGCGGACTGGACACCTTTGGCCGTCCCCGCCTCGGCGGCATCGCAGACCAGCTCGCTCCGGAGCTGGAAGCCCGGACCGGCATCGAAACCCGCGCCACCATCCTCGGCCACATCCAGCGCGGCGGCGTGCCGTCAGCCTTCGACCGCGTCCTGGCAACCCGGCTGGGCATGGCCGCCATCGATTCGGTGGTGGAAGGCTTCTGGGGCACCATGGTGGCGCTGAAGGGAACGGACATCGAGCACGTGGGCTTCCAGGAAGCCCTTGGCCAACTGAAGACCGTTCCGCAGAAGCGCTACGACGAAGCCGCCGTCCTGTTCGGCTGA
- the secE gene encoding preprotein translocase subunit SecE: MSEDQVTETAASSSKGRPAKKDAKANFFARIALFIRQIIGELKKVVAPTRKELINYTLVVLVFVAIMMVIVSLLDFGFGTAVSWVFGGTGSTDS, translated from the coding sequence ATGAGCGAGGACCAGGTGACCGAAACAGCTGCCAGCAGCTCCAAGGGCCGCCCAGCTAAGAAGGACGCCAAGGCAAACTTCTTCGCCCGCATTGCACTCTTCATTCGCCAGATCATCGGCGAACTGAAGAAGGTTGTTGCACCAACCCGCAAGGAACTGATCAATTACACGCTCGTGGTGCTGGTGTTCGTGGCCATCATGATGGTCATCGTCAGCCTGCTGGATTTCGGTTTTGGAACCGCTGTCAGCTGGGTCTTCGGCGGTACCGGCTCCACGGACAGCTAA
- a CDS encoding ankyrin repeat domain-containing protein, which produces MTDNAETTAGPDDDALALAHTLFQGAREGNTELLRAYLEAGAPATLTNSAGDSLLMLAAYHGHVDAVQLILHHGAEANTANDRGQTPLAGAAFKGYTDVARALLDAGADPDAGSPSARAAAQMFARQEILDLLG; this is translated from the coding sequence ATGACTGACAACGCCGAAACAACGGCAGGGCCCGACGACGACGCCCTCGCCCTGGCGCACACCCTCTTCCAGGGAGCCAGGGAAGGGAACACGGAACTGCTCCGCGCGTACCTCGAGGCCGGAGCTCCCGCAACCTTGACCAACTCGGCGGGAGATTCCCTCCTCATGCTCGCGGCCTATCATGGCCACGTGGACGCGGTGCAGCTGATCCTGCACCACGGCGCCGAAGCCAACACCGCCAACGACCGCGGCCAGACACCGCTCGCCGGAGCCGCGTTCAAGGGTTACACGGATGTTGCCCGTGCATTGCTGGATGCCGGCGCGGATCCTGACGCCGGTTCGCCGTCCGCGCGGGCAGCGGCACAAATGTTCGCCCGCCAGGAGATCCTCGATCTCCTGGGCTAG
- a CDS encoding PspC domain-containing protein produces the protein MNSQTPSPDDGQPTEPLPRPGSQRPTEPLPSSIPTPSDPPADHSSPQDPINNDASHNGSSRSDGGRNDTGYAGQYGTGDASSGQFPASHYGAGATTRSTDFFTWIRSHGIYRGSDRWVGGVSSGFANRLGVDPIIIRGVLIVLTLFAGIGVLLYGLAWAFLPEPDGRIHVQEAGAGRWTSGMTGSLIATILGLTGLGGGFWGWSDNGFGGFLWTIFWVGGAIYLVYYLSQRNKGVRPAMAGPQPGAYGSPSEAGYSGTASASSFAASGTTYGTNPASGSMPTYGGGYGGGSYGDGTTAGGGSSGSYPGGPAGGIPYGGSNLPRPPKPRPAGPGAPGVAVAAGAALLVGGGLKALDVTNVINLGDSANAVVWASAAAVLGLGILICGMRGRTGGILSLFAVVALIAGGLYNVVGNGDRMRFQQVNWSPASISEARDGFDVTAGRGTVDLTGLAVNAPLPSDVVIPLDITASNVTVVIPDNVPVDIKADMTMGNLNEATGQRGGTTTRESSYNTDEPGSRLVVQIDGTFSNVTIEEGN, from the coding sequence ATGAACTCGCAGACCCCCTCCCCCGACGACGGCCAGCCCACCGAGCCCCTGCCCCGGCCGGGCAGCCAGCGGCCCACCGAGCCCCTGCCGTCCTCCATACCAACACCTTCGGACCCGCCCGCGGACCACTCCTCCCCGCAGGACCCCATCAACAACGACGCCAGCCACAACGGCAGCAGCCGGAGCGACGGCGGCCGGAATGACACCGGGTATGCAGGCCAGTACGGCACCGGCGACGCTTCATCCGGCCAGTTCCCCGCTTCCCATTACGGCGCCGGCGCCACCACCAGATCCACGGATTTCTTCACCTGGATCCGCAGCCATGGAATCTACCGGGGCAGCGACCGCTGGGTGGGCGGCGTTTCCAGCGGCTTTGCCAACCGGCTGGGTGTAGACCCGATTATTATCCGCGGCGTCCTTATTGTCCTCACGCTCTTCGCGGGCATCGGCGTCCTCCTGTACGGGCTCGCATGGGCTTTCCTGCCCGAACCGGACGGCCGGATCCATGTGCAGGAAGCCGGAGCCGGCCGCTGGACCAGTGGTATGACCGGCTCGCTGATCGCCACGATACTGGGGCTCACCGGCCTCGGCGGCGGCTTCTGGGGCTGGAGCGATAATGGCTTCGGCGGATTCCTTTGGACCATCTTCTGGGTAGGCGGCGCCATTTACCTGGTCTACTACCTCTCCCAACGCAACAAGGGAGTCCGCCCCGCCATGGCCGGACCACAGCCCGGAGCGTATGGGAGCCCGTCCGAAGCCGGCTACTCCGGAACGGCGTCGGCCTCATCCTTCGCCGCTTCCGGCACGACCTACGGCACGAACCCCGCTTCAGGTTCCATGCCCACCTACGGCGGCGGATACGGCGGCGGCTCCTACGGGGACGGCACCACCGCAGGAGGCGGCAGCAGCGGCTCCTATCCAGGCGGCCCCGCTGGCGGAATCCCTTACGGCGGCAGCAACCTGCCGCGGCCACCGAAGCCGCGGCCGGCCGGTCCCGGCGCTCCAGGCGTTGCGGTCGCAGCCGGGGCAGCACTCCTGGTTGGCGGCGGACTTAAGGCTTTGGACGTCACCAACGTGATCAACCTTGGAGACTCAGCGAACGCCGTCGTCTGGGCAAGCGCGGCAGCGGTCCTCGGCCTCGGCATCCTGATCTGCGGCATGCGTGGCAGGACGGGCGGCATCCTGAGCCTCTTCGCGGTGGTGGCACTGATTGCCGGCGGCCTGTACAACGTGGTGGGCAACGGTGACCGGATGCGGTTCCAGCAAGTGAACTGGAGCCCCGCCAGCATCTCGGAGGCCCGCGACGGCTTTGACGTCACGGCCGGCCGTGGAACGGTGGACCTCACGGGCCTCGCCGTGAACGCCCCCCTGCCGTCCGACGTCGTCATCCCCCTGGACATTACAGCGAGCAACGTGACGGTGGTCATCCCGGACAACGTGCCCGTGGACATCAAGGCGGACATGACAATGGGGAACCTCAACGAAGCTACAGGACAGCGCGGCGGCACCACTACCCGGGAAAGCAGCTACAACACCGACGAGCCCGGCAGCCGCCTGGTGGTCCAGATCGACGGCACCTTCAGCAACGTCACCATCGAGGAAGGCAACTGA
- a CDS encoding DHA2 family efflux MFS transporter permease subunit, whose amino-acid sequence MENVAKPWPALWSLVIGFFMILIDTTIVSVANPRIMEGLGADINSVIWVTSAYLLAYAVPLLITGRLGDRFGPKKLYLSGLVVFTLASLWCGLSGNVETLIAARVLQGLGAAMMTPQTMAVITRIFPPDRRGAAMSIWGATAGLATLVGPILGGVLVDGLGWEWIFFINVPIGIAGFVLALRNVPTLSTHPHRFDILGVVLSAVGLFLLVFGIQEGETYNWGTIAGPVSVWGLIIAGLAVLTAFVLWQRFNRGEPLLPLGLFRDRNFSLANIGITTVGFTVTAFGLPLIFYYQMVRGLTPTESALLMVPMALISGGLAPVVGKIVDRVNPKYLAAGGLVLMAVALLWNSVLMQPDTPILMFLLPSAVLGFANAGIWAPLSTTATRNLPPRQAGAGSGVYNTTRQIGAVLGSAAIAVLIQARLAAELPAGGSAGPAGEGMALGGTLPEAMHGGFSTAMGQSILLPAAVVLVGAAVALFFAKPQPVQDWGGPGHAAASAKVDAGLDTAG is encoded by the coding sequence GTGGAAAACGTAGCAAAGCCGTGGCCGGCCCTCTGGTCGCTGGTGATCGGGTTCTTCATGATCCTGATCGATACCACCATCGTATCCGTGGCGAATCCACGGATCATGGAGGGTCTCGGCGCGGACATCAACTCCGTGATCTGGGTGACCAGCGCCTACCTGTTGGCCTACGCCGTCCCGCTGCTGATCACCGGCAGGCTCGGCGACCGGTTCGGCCCCAAGAAGCTCTACCTCTCGGGGCTGGTGGTGTTCACCCTTGCTTCGCTGTGGTGCGGGCTCTCGGGAAACGTGGAAACCCTCATCGCGGCCCGTGTGCTGCAGGGCCTTGGTGCTGCCATGATGACGCCCCAGACGATGGCCGTGATCACGCGCATCTTCCCGCCGGACCGACGCGGTGCGGCGATGTCCATCTGGGGTGCCACCGCCGGCCTGGCTACTCTCGTCGGACCCATCCTGGGTGGCGTCCTGGTGGACGGGCTGGGCTGGGAATGGATCTTCTTCATCAACGTTCCCATCGGGATCGCAGGCTTCGTCCTCGCCTTGCGCAACGTCCCCACGCTCAGCACCCACCCGCACAGGTTCGACATCCTCGGAGTGGTGCTCAGCGCCGTCGGGCTGTTCCTGCTTGTCTTCGGGATACAGGAGGGCGAGACCTACAACTGGGGCACTATCGCCGGGCCCGTCAGCGTATGGGGCCTCATCATCGCGGGCCTTGCCGTGCTGACCGCGTTTGTACTCTGGCAGCGGTTCAACAGGGGTGAGCCGCTCCTGCCGCTGGGGCTGTTCCGGGACAGGAACTTCTCCCTCGCCAACATTGGAATCACCACAGTAGGCTTCACTGTTACTGCCTTCGGCCTTCCACTGATCTTCTACTACCAAATGGTCCGCGGCCTGACGCCCACCGAGTCTGCCCTCCTGATGGTGCCCATGGCGCTGATTTCCGGCGGCCTGGCTCCGGTAGTGGGGAAGATCGTGGACCGGGTCAATCCCAAGTACCTTGCGGCAGGAGGCCTGGTCCTCATGGCCGTGGCGCTTCTCTGGAACTCCGTCCTGATGCAGCCGGACACGCCCATCCTGATGTTCCTGCTGCCCAGCGCCGTGCTGGGCTTCGCCAACGCAGGCATCTGGGCTCCCCTGAGCACCACAGCCACGCGTAACCTTCCGCCGCGCCAGGCAGGTGCAGGCTCGGGCGTCTACAACACCACCCGGCAAATCGGCGCAGTCCTGGGCAGTGCCGCCATCGCCGTGCTGATTCAGGCCAGGCTCGCGGCCGAGCTGCCGGCGGGCGGATCCGCCGGGCCCGCCGGGGAGGGTATGGCCCTGGGCGGCACGCTTCCTGAGGCCATGCACGGCGGATTCTCGACGGCGATGGGCCAGTCAATCCTGCTGCCCGCCGCGGTGGTCCTGGTGGGGGCAGCGGTGGCACTGTTCTTCGCCAAGCCCCAACCGGTTCAGGACTGGGGCGGCCCCGGCCATGCAGCGGCGTCAGCCAAGGTGGACGCTGGTTTGGATACCGCCGGTTGA
- a CDS encoding PspC domain-containing protein, whose translation MDKFFSIVRGLGLKRGPQRWLGGVLGGIAAKLNVDVAYVRIGFLLFCLLPGPAVIFYLLAWVILPDQRNVIPLQTFLDRRSLNRP comes from the coding sequence ATGGACAAATTTTTCAGCATCGTCAGAGGCCTCGGCCTGAAACGCGGCCCGCAGCGCTGGCTTGGCGGGGTCCTCGGTGGCATCGCAGCCAAACTCAATGTGGATGTAGCGTATGTGCGCATCGGTTTCCTCCTCTTCTGCCTCCTGCCGGGTCCGGCCGTGATCTTCTACCTCCTGGCGTGGGTGATCCTTCCCGACCAGCGCAATGTGATTCCGCTCCAGACATTCCTGGACCGGCGGTCACTGAACCGTCCCTGA
- a CDS encoding pyridoxal phosphate-dependent aminotransferase, with the protein MSAARVSQRISAIAESATLAVDAKAKALKAAGRPVIGFGAGEPDFPTPDYIVQAAIDAASQPKYHRYSPAGGLPELKKAIAEKTLRDSGYAVDPSQVLVTNGGKQAVYNTFATLVDPGDEVIVPTPFWTTYPEAIRLAGGVPVEVFAGPEQDYLVTVEQLEAAVTDRTKILLFVSPSNPTGSVYSPEQVADIGKWAAAKGLWVVTDEIYEHLTYDGVPFTSIATAAPELGDKVVILNGVAKTYAMTGWRVGWMIGAADVIKAATNLQSHATSNVSNIPQVAALAAVSGPLTAVDEMKVAFDRRRKAIVAGLNAIEGVECPTPKGAFYVYADVRGLLGKEFPTAAGTATPQTSAELAALILDEVEVAVVPGEAFGPSGYLRLSYALGDEDLATGVQRLQDFLGKAQ; encoded by the coding sequence ATGTCTGCCGCCCGCGTTTCCCAGCGCATTTCCGCTATTGCCGAATCCGCAACCCTTGCCGTTGATGCCAAGGCGAAGGCGCTGAAGGCAGCTGGCCGGCCGGTGATTGGGTTCGGGGCAGGCGAGCCGGATTTCCCCACCCCGGATTATATTGTGCAGGCAGCCATTGACGCCGCCAGCCAGCCGAAGTACCACCGCTACTCCCCTGCCGGCGGGCTGCCCGAGCTGAAGAAGGCCATTGCGGAAAAGACCCTGCGGGACTCCGGCTACGCCGTGGACCCATCCCAGGTACTGGTGACCAACGGCGGCAAGCAGGCCGTCTACAACACCTTTGCCACACTGGTGGACCCGGGTGACGAGGTCATTGTCCCCACCCCGTTCTGGACCACGTACCCGGAGGCTATCCGGCTTGCCGGCGGTGTCCCCGTCGAGGTTTTTGCCGGCCCGGAACAGGACTACCTGGTGACCGTCGAGCAGCTTGAAGCAGCCGTTACCGACCGGACGAAGATCCTCCTGTTCGTTTCGCCGTCGAACCCCACGGGTTCTGTCTACTCCCCCGAACAGGTTGCGGATATCGGCAAGTGGGCCGCCGCGAAGGGCCTCTGGGTGGTCACGGATGAGATCTATGAGCACCTGACCTACGACGGCGTTCCCTTTACCTCGATCGCCACCGCCGCCCCTGAGCTGGGTGACAAGGTGGTCATCCTCAACGGCGTGGCCAAGACCTACGCGATGACCGGCTGGCGTGTGGGCTGGATGATCGGCGCGGCCGACGTCATCAAGGCCGCCACCAACCTGCAGTCGCACGCGACCTCCAACGTTTCCAACATCCCCCAGGTAGCAGCCCTTGCCGCCGTGTCCGGGCCACTGACCGCCGTCGATGAAATGAAGGTGGCCTTCGACCGCCGCCGGAAGGCCATCGTCGCCGGCCTGAACGCCATTGAAGGCGTGGAATGCCCGACGCCGAAGGGCGCCTTCTACGTCTACGCGGACGTCCGCGGGCTGCTGGGCAAGGAGTTCCCGACGGCGGCCGGCACTGCCACGCCGCAGACCTCCGCCGAGCTTGCCGCGCTGATCCTGGATGAGGTTGAGGTGGCAGTGGTCCCCGGCGAGGCGTTCGGCCCGTCCGGCTACCTGCGCCTCTCCTACGCGCTGGGCGACGAGGACCTCGCCACCGGCGTGCAGCGCCTGCAGGACTTCCTGGGTAAGGCCCAGTAA
- a CDS encoding GNAT family N-acetyltransferase yields MTLDPGSAAIIQLAWARRLGLDDDAFSSALASGDRIVRADESVRTVEFVRLFGSSALIGPQWIIEAADGIPDEEMAQHVTLLTLTRSHGGHGLGAAALFFADDLPLQQPPKEMTVSHGNPEAIELEGRCPPDDVNEVGLSDLENRYTIVKELNGRRVPLACGAYTEWEGLLAHLGVLVDPEWRRRGLGSLAASIAAHEALAAGLTLQWRTDVSNTGSLALARKLGLSTGGIQTSVHLG; encoded by the coding sequence ATGACACTCGACCCCGGTTCTGCTGCCATCATCCAGCTTGCGTGGGCCCGCCGTCTTGGGCTTGACGACGACGCTTTCAGCTCTGCCCTGGCCTCCGGCGACCGCATCGTCCGGGCGGACGAGTCGGTCCGGACTGTGGAGTTCGTGCGGCTGTTTGGAAGTTCGGCGCTGATCGGGCCGCAGTGGATAATCGAGGCCGCGGACGGCATTCCTGATGAAGAGATGGCGCAGCACGTCACGCTCCTGACGCTGACCCGGTCCCACGGCGGACACGGGCTGGGGGCGGCGGCACTCTTCTTCGCCGACGACCTGCCCCTCCAGCAGCCGCCAAAGGAGATGACCGTTTCACACGGCAACCCCGAGGCCATCGAGCTGGAGGGCAGATGCCCGCCGGATGATGTGAACGAGGTTGGCCTGTCCGACCTGGAAAACCGCTACACAATCGTCAAGGAGCTGAACGGACGCCGGGTTCCGTTGGCCTGCGGCGCCTATACAGAGTGGGAAGGCCTGCTGGCCCACCTGGGTGTCCTGGTGGATCCGGAGTGGCGGCGGCGGGGGCTGGGTTCCCTGGCCGCATCCATCGCAGCCCATGAGGCCCTGGCTGCGGGGCTGACCCTGCAGTGGCGGACAGACGTAAGCAACACAGGGTCGCTGGCGTTGGCCCGGAAGCTGGGGCTCTCAACCGGCGGTATCCAAACCAGCGTCCACCTTGGCTGA
- the nusG gene encoding transcription termination/antitermination protein NusG: MSEQELEVTETELEESADITAEAGDESEVESSAPESDDADSDDAESDDADEAEGDVSGESADALAAAAATAAADPAEEFKAKLRRQEGDWYVIHSYAGYENRVKANLETRIQTLDMEDYIFEIQVPMEEVVEIKNAQRKVINRVRIPGYVLVRMDLTDASWGAVRHTPGVTGFVGNAHNPVPLRLDEVFSMLAPVFEEEQAEKGKPVNKQHQAPVDVDFEVGESVIVKEGPFETLPATISEIKVESQTLVVLVSIFERETPVTLAFNQVTKI, encoded by the coding sequence GTGTCTGAGCAGGAGCTCGAGGTAACCGAGACTGAGCTGGAAGAGTCCGCGGACATCACGGCAGAAGCCGGTGACGAGTCTGAGGTTGAGTCCTCCGCGCCCGAATCCGACGACGCCGACTCTGATGACGCCGAATCCGACGACGCTGATGAGGCGGAAGGGGACGTCTCCGGTGAGTCCGCCGACGCCCTCGCCGCTGCAGCTGCCACCGCGGCCGCGGATCCGGCTGAGGAATTCAAGGCCAAGCTGCGCCGCCAGGAGGGTGACTGGTACGTCATCCACTCCTACGCAGGCTACGAAAACCGTGTGAAGGCCAATCTCGAAACCCGCATCCAGACCCTGGACATGGAAGATTACATCTTCGAAATCCAGGTGCCCATGGAAGAGGTTGTTGAGATCAAGAACGCCCAGCGCAAGGTCATCAACCGCGTCCGCATTCCCGGCTACGTGCTGGTCCGCATGGACCTGACAGACGCTTCCTGGGGCGCCGTCCGCCACACCCCTGGTGTCACCGGCTTCGTGGGCAACGCCCACAACCCCGTGCCGCTGCGCCTGGACGAAGTCTTCTCCATGCTCGCCCCGGTCTTCGAAGAAGAGCAGGCCGAGAAGGGCAAGCCGGTCAACAAGCAGCACCAGGCTCCCGTGGACGTCGACTTCGAAGTTGGCGAGTCCGTCATCGTCAAGGAAGGTCCCTTCGAGACCCTTCCCGCCACCATCTCCGAGATCAAGGTCGAATCCCAGACCCTCGTGGTGCTGGTTTCCATCTTCGAGCGCGAAACGCCGGTCACCCTGGCGTTCAACCAGGTCACCAAGATCTGA